A section of the candidate division KSB1 bacterium genome encodes:
- a CDS encoding response regulator: MKKKKILAVDDVRETLLALKIRLEYAGYDVYTATDGEAGLKMSRNLKPDLILLDVMLPKIDGFSICRLLKFDEEYESIPIIMLTAKSQTNDKEIGKKVGANAYFTKPYNAKELLEKIAELISNKLAAFNFSN; encoded by the coding sequence ATGAAAAAGAAAAAAATCTTGGCTGTAGATGATGTGCGAGAAACATTACTCGCTCTTAAAATAAGATTAGAATATGCCGGTTACGATGTCTATACCGCTACTGATGGTGAAGCTGGTTTAAAAATGTCAAGAAATTTAAAACCGGATTTAATTTTGTTAGATGTGATGTTGCCGAAGATTGATGGATTTTCTATCTGTAGATTATTGAAATTTGATGAAGAGTATGAGTCAATTCCAATTATTATGCTTACAGCAAAAAGTCAAACCAATGATAAGGAAATTGGAAAGAAAGTTGGCGCAAATGCGTACTTCACCAAGCCTTATAATGCCAAAGAATTGTTAGAGAAAATAGCAGAGTTAATAAGCAATAAGTTGGCAGCCTTTAATTTTAGTAACTAA